A window of the Vigna angularis cultivar LongXiaoDou No.4 chromosome 3, ASM1680809v1, whole genome shotgun sequence genome harbors these coding sequences:
- the LOC108345177 gene encoding uncharacterized protein LOC108345177, producing MECNKDEALRARKIAEARMQSGEFQEALKFATKAKNLYADVGNISHVLTICEVHNAAQRKLSPSEMDWYAILQIERLADETAIKKQYKRLALLLHPDKNKFGGAETAFKLVGQANGVLSDQAKRSLYDKQFAVSVKSRPVPKSADSKKKADQNTFWTCCQHCKTNYQLFMPFVNSTISCKQCLKFFKACAIPLVNIQKKSPMHGPRKPASESTGGKTPGGGEHASAFVRPNPMSMKKCSSGVGGPPCTGAESQTSKNVGSKRVRQSAPDSGKSFKAGNIYEMKDAYVRENDIDPSGLDAGRSCRQKQHV from the coding sequence ATGGAGTGCAACAAGGATGAGGCTTTGAGGGCCAGAAAAATTGCTGAAGCTAGAATGCAAAGTGGTGAATTTCAAGAGGCTCTCAAGTTTGCTACCAAGGCCAAAAACCTTTATGCGGATGTGGGAAACATCAGCCATGTTCTTACGATTTGTGAGGTTCACAATGCTGCACAGAGAAAACTCTCTCCCTCTGAAATGGATTGGTATGCGATTCTTCAGATTGAAAGACTGGCGGATGAAACAGCCATAAAGAAACAGTACAAGAGGCTTGCACTCCTACTTCATCCTGATAAAAATAAGTTTGGTGGTGCAGAAACTGCTTTCAAATTGGTTGGGCAAGCCAATGGGGTTTTGAGTGACCAAGCAAAACGTTCTTTGTATGACAAGCAGTTTGCTGTCTCTGTGAAAAGCCGACCTGTGCCGAAATCCGCGGATTCCAAGAAGAAAGCTGACCAGAATACATTCTGGACATGTTGCCAACATTGTAAAACTAACTACCAGTTGTTCATGCCGTTTGTGAATTCAACCATAAGCTGCAAACAGTGTTTGAAGTTCTTTAAAGCTTGTGCTATTCCTTTGGTAAATATCCAGAAGAAGTCTCCAATGCATGGTCCCCGAAAACCAGCCTCTGAAAGTACCGGTGGAAAAACCCCTGGTGGAGGAGAACATGCTAGTGCGTTTGTAAGGCCAAATCCTATGTCTATGAAAAAATGTTCTTCTGGCGTTGGTGGTCCTCCATGCACAGGCGCGGAATCACAAACTTCTAAAAATGTTGGAAGTAAAAGAGTTAGGCAGTCAGCACCAGACTCAGGAAAAAGTTTCAAAGCTGGTAATATTTATGAGATGAAAGATGCTTATGTTCGAGAAAACGATATTGATCCTTCAGGACTTGATGCAGGGAGATCTTGTAGACAAAAGCAACATGTTTGA